The DNA sequence TGATCGGAACCTGGTGGGAATATCGGACAGGCAGTTCTGTATTTGCAAGTGTGCAGATCGGTATGTGGGGTATTGTTGCCTGTGGAGTTATGCAGATGGTCTACAACATATTCAATACCCGGCGGAAATGTGAGATGTTATCGGCGGAACTCGTCAGCTATATGAACAACAGTTTGGCAAATCGTCTGAAACGGGAGCAGGAAAAACAGATGGAGAGCAGTAAACAGAAAGCAGATGACAGAAGCCGGAGTGGTCTGAAACAGACGGCAGCGGCTATTATAGAGCCAAATGTGATCGATATTGATGCGGCACTGGCACAGATGGGAGAACAGAAGGACAGACGGAACGAGAAAAAGGCTGAGGCAGAACGTAGAAAGAGTCGGGAGACTGATATTAAAAAGAAGGACCTGCAGGCAGTTGCAGAGACAGAGCCGGAAAATAAAGATGGACGGTTGGCCGGCGACGGACAGAAGGATGCACCGGAAAAGAAGCTTGGTACATCCGGAATGAAAATGCAGGAAATGGATTCGACACGGGAAAGAATCACGGCAAAATCGAAAAAAGCGATGCGGGCAGAACACCGCAGATCAGAGAAAAGCCGGCGGCAGCCGGCAGCCGAAGGGCAGCAGCCTCTGAAACAGACCGCAAAGGAAGATGACCGGGAGATAACGGAGGAACAGATCGCGGCGTGTGATGCATTATTTGACAAGCTGCTGCAGGGAATCAGTACAACCTGACAGGTATAGGTATAAACAGCGGAAGAAACAGCATATATTATATCCAAAATAACAATTGGAAGTGGTTACAGTCAAAAAACTGTATGTAGTTTCGGGAATTATGATGTGTCTGTTTCTGACAGGCTGTGCCGGAATGGCGAAGAGCAAAACGAGGAAAAACGGAAATGTGGCAACACCGGGAGACTGTCAGATGCAGAATGAGGGAAATCGGACGGCTGATGGTTCCGGTGGACAAAATGGCAGTCCGGACGGACGAAAAGGGGGAAATGATAATGGAAGTGTAGAAGACCGGACAGAAGCGGCGACGGAGGATATGACGCTGCTTCGTGATTATGATGCAGTCAGTAATAAGAAGTTTTCATGGTACATTGTACGGGATAAAAATCATGGGATCAGTGACTGCGATCACAGTTTTTCGATCGAACAGTATGATGCATATTATGTGGATCAGGATGCCGGAGATGACAAGGTTATATATCTGACCTTTGACTGCGGTTATGAGAACGGATATACAGAACAGATGCTGGACACGTTAAAGAAGCATAATGCAAAAGCTTGTTTTTTCGTCACACAGACGTATATCAGGGATAATGTGGAGCTGGTAAAAAGAATGAAAGAGGAGGGCCACCAGGTTGGCAACCATACAGTTACCCATCCTTCCATGCCCGGTATCAGTGTGGAAAAACAGAAGGAAGAATTGCAGACCTGTGCTGATTATATGAAAGAGGCCACGGGTTACCGGATGGATCCATATTTCAGACCGCCGAGCGGTGAGTACAGTGAAAGGGTGCTCCAACTGGCAAAGGATATGGGGTATAAGACCATTTTCTGGAGCATGGCATATTTGGATTATGATGTAAATAATCAGCCGGGGAAAGATTATGTGATCGAGCATTTTGATAAATATTATCATAATGGCGCAATTCCGCTCATGCATAATGTGTCGGAGTCAAATGCGCAGGCGTTAGATACGGTGTTGTCAAATTTAACAGAACTTGGTTACAGATTTGTATCACTTGATGAAATGTTCGAAAAATAGTTGATTATGGGGTTTCCTTTTGCTACAATTATCCATAGCTTTGAAAAATCATATAAGCAAGGAGAGATAATAAAATGGCAAAGACAGTAAGTTTCGATTTTAAGAATGTTGCTGGTATGGCTTCCGCTGAGGATATCGCAGCTATTAAGGAAGAAGTTGTTGCAGCAAAATCAACACTTGTAAACAAGACCGGTGAAGGAAATGATTTCCTTGGATGGATCGATCTTCCGGTTGATTATGATAAGGAAGAGTTCGCAAGAATCAAGAAAGCGGCTGCTAAGATCCAGTCAGATTCAGATGTTCTGGTAGTT is a window from the Lachnospiraceae bacterium GAM79 genome containing:
- a CDS encoding polysaccharide deacetylase family protein; amino-acid sequence: MAKSKTRKNGNVATPGDCQMQNEGNRTADGSGGQNGSPDGRKGGNDNGSVEDRTEAATEDMTLLRDYDAVSNKKFSWYIVRDKNHGISDCDHSFSIEQYDAYYVDQDAGDDKVIYLTFDCGYENGYTEQMLDTLKKHNAKACFFVTQTYIRDNVELVKRMKEEGHQVGNHTVTHPSMPGISVEKQKEELQTCADYMKEATGYRMDPYFRPPSGEYSERVLQLAKDMGYKTIFWSMAYLDYDVNNQPGKDYVIEHFDKYYHNGAIPLMHNVSESNAQALDTVLSNLTELGYRFVSLDEMFEK